One region of Aminobacterium colombiense DSM 12261 genomic DNA includes:
- a CDS encoding HypC/HybG/HupF family hydrogenase formation chaperone, producing the protein MCLAVPHTIERILDHNTVLATAGSVQVEVRVDLIDSADIGDTVLVHAGFAIEKLEENDSIELQALWNEIHLYSEKSHVTL; encoded by the coding sequence ATGTGTCTCGCAGTTCCCCACACTATTGAAAGAATTTTAGACCATAATACCGTTTTAGCTACTGCCGGTTCTGTACAGGTAGAAGTTCGCGTTGACTTGATAGACTCTGCTGATATTGGCGATACAGTGCTTGTTCATGCCGGATTTGCCATCGAAAAACTTGAAGAAAATGACTCTATAGAATTACAGGCCCTCTGGAATGAAATACATCTCTACTCAGAAAAAAGCCATGTCACCCTTTGA
- the hypE gene encoding hydrogenase expression/formation protein HypE, which yields MLSVFPEQNLTSNLEDCALIWGKIGVTIDSFTVSPRDFPGGDIGELAICGSANDLAVRGVLPRFIAMSVVAEEGLHMAELSRYMKSAARICEDLNIQLVAGDTKVVPKGHVEGLFITTCAVGEQITEESLGMDRLQPGDKIIASTSIGRHGAAIGASRFNLNPENLKSDCAPLWPALKPLLALKGLRCMRDCTRGGLGTVMCEWAEGRNIGITLVEKQIPIRIAVQSICDILGFDPLYLACEGCAAIAVAPDDADRALGLLRESSLCEEAAVIGTVTEDHAGMVALQTEIGGMRVVDMPVGEMLPRIC from the coding sequence ATTCTTTCAGTTTTCCCTGAGCAGAATCTTACATCAAACCTGGAGGATTGTGCTCTCATCTGGGGGAAAATTGGCGTCACAATTGACAGCTTTACAGTTTCTCCCAGGGATTTCCCTGGCGGTGATATTGGGGAACTAGCGATTTGCGGAAGTGCCAATGATTTGGCGGTACGAGGGGTGCTTCCTCGTTTTATAGCCATGAGCGTAGTCGCAGAGGAAGGACTTCACATGGCTGAGCTCTCGCGGTATATGAAGAGCGCCGCTCGCATTTGCGAAGATCTTAACATTCAGCTGGTTGCCGGTGATACAAAAGTTGTTCCTAAAGGGCATGTGGAAGGTCTTTTCATTACCACCTGCGCTGTGGGGGAACAGATTACGGAAGAATCCTTGGGAATGGACCGCTTGCAGCCGGGAGATAAGATTATTGCAAGCACATCCATAGGACGACATGGAGCGGCCATAGGCGCCAGTCGGTTCAATCTCAATCCAGAAAACCTGAAAAGCGACTGCGCCCCTCTCTGGCCAGCTTTAAAGCCCTTATTAGCCCTGAAAGGGTTGCGGTGCATGCGGGATTGTACCCGAGGCGGATTAGGAACTGTTATGTGCGAGTGGGCAGAAGGGCGCAATATAGGAATCACCCTGGTGGAAAAACAGATTCCTATAAGGATAGCCGTACAATCAATTTGTGATATTCTAGGCTTCGACCCTCTCTACCTTGCCTGCGAAGGATGCGCTGCCATTGCGGTAGCTCCTGATGACGCTGACAGGGCCTTGGGGCTTTTGCGAGAAAGCTCTCTCTGCGAGGAAGCCGCTGTTATTGGAACTGTGACAGAAGATCACGCAGGGATGGTGGCCCTTCAAACGGAAATAGGCGGAATGAGGGTTGTGGATATGCCTGTTGGTGAAATGCTGCCGCGCATTTGCTAA
- a CDS encoding sodium-dependent transporter translates to MSNNGEREQWGSRIGFILAAAGSAVGLGNIWRFPYITGQYGGAAFVFLYVALVFVIGFSVMLAEIAIGRRAQLNAVGSFKKLKGGAWPLVGWMGVAAGFIILSYYAVIGGWTIKYFIITWTGLMEAGAAGKAGDVFGGFVTNTPQVILYQAIFMLATIWVVYRGIGEGIEKYCKILMPALFGILLILIVRSVTLEGAGKGLEFYLKPDFSKITGDTFLAALGQAFFSLSLGMGCMITYGSYLTKDTTIPSAVGQICFLDTMVALLAGLVIFPAVFAFGVEAGAGPGLTFVTLPSVFSQMPGGPIWSSLFFILLFIAALTSAISLLEVVSAYFIDEMGWGRPKAAWLMGLAIFILGIPSSISLAGNLKIAGKDFLDAADFLASNVLLPLGGMLIALFVGWVWTESARKEVSNDGTYEFGLMDAWIWVCRTIAPLAIAVIFWKGLKW, encoded by the coding sequence ATGAGCAATAATGGAGAAAGAGAACAGTGGGGAAGTAGAATAGGATTTATTCTTGCAGCGGCCGGCTCAGCCGTAGGACTTGGTAACATTTGGAGGTTTCCTTATATTACCGGTCAATATGGTGGTGCGGCCTTTGTTTTTCTTTATGTAGCACTTGTTTTCGTTATCGGTTTCTCAGTTATGCTTGCGGAAATAGCCATAGGTCGTCGTGCCCAGCTCAATGCCGTGGGCTCCTTTAAAAAACTTAAGGGGGGCGCGTGGCCTCTCGTGGGTTGGATGGGTGTTGCAGCCGGGTTTATAATTCTGTCTTATTATGCTGTCATCGGCGGCTGGACCATTAAGTACTTTATTATCACGTGGACGGGGCTTATGGAGGCCGGCGCAGCAGGGAAGGCTGGAGATGTATTTGGTGGTTTTGTTACGAATACGCCCCAGGTCATTCTATACCAGGCCATTTTCATGCTGGCTACCATATGGGTTGTTTATCGCGGCATTGGTGAGGGTATTGAAAAGTACTGCAAAATCTTAATGCCGGCCCTGTTTGGCATTCTTTTGATTCTTATCGTCCGCTCAGTGACTCTTGAAGGGGCCGGGAAGGGATTGGAATTCTATCTTAAACCTGATTTTTCAAAAATTACCGGTGATACGTTCCTGGCAGCTTTGGGGCAGGCGTTCTTCTCACTATCCCTGGGAATGGGATGTATGATCACCTACGGCAGTTATCTGACAAAAGATACTACGATCCCAAGTGCAGTGGGGCAGATTTGCTTCCTTGACACCATGGTGGCCTTACTCGCCGGTCTCGTTATATTTCCGGCTGTTTTTGCCTTTGGCGTGGAAGCGGGAGCGGGTCCCGGCCTGACGTTTGTTACATTGCCGTCTGTCTTTTCGCAAATGCCTGGCGGTCCGATCTGGTCATCACTTTTCTTTATACTCCTGTTCATTGCAGCCTTGACATCTGCCATTTCACTGCTTGAAGTTGTTTCCGCCTACTTTATTGACGAAATGGGATGGGGGCGTCCTAAAGCTGCATGGCTAATGGGACTGGCAATTTTCATACTGGGCATCCCTTCCTCTATATCACTTGCGGGCAACTTGAAGATTGCAGGCAAAGACTTTCTTGACGCCGCGGACTTCTTGGCTTCTAACGTTCTGTTGCCTTTAGGGGGTATGCTGATTGCTCTCTTTGTAGGCTGGGTGTGGACAGAATCAGCCCGAAAAGAGGTTTCCAATGACGGCACATATGAGTTCGGGCTGATGGATGCATGGATTTGGGTTTGCAGAACAATTGCTCCTTTGGCCATTGCTGTTATTTTCTGGAAGGGCTTGAAGTGGTAA
- a CDS encoding thioredoxin family protein, giving the protein MVELTKDNFDAEVKGSSLPVLVDFWGPKCGPCMALLPNVHKMAEEFEGKVKFCSVDVSQNRRVAINCRVMGLPTFLFWKNGEEVARISGAEVTLEKIKENVEKLL; this is encoded by the coding sequence ATGGTAGAGTTGACGAAAGATAACTTTGATGCAGAAGTGAAGGGGAGCAGCCTTCCTGTGCTGGTTGACTTCTGGGGCCCTAAATGCGGACCCTGTATGGCTCTTCTTCCCAATGTCCACAAGATGGCAGAAGAGTTTGAAGGAAAAGTTAAGTTCTGTTCCGTCGATGTTTCTCAGAATCGCCGTGTAGCCATCAATTGCAGGGTGATGGGGTTGCCCACATTCCTTTTCTGGAAAAATGGAGAGGAGGTTGCACGTATCAGTGGTGCTGAGGTTACTCTTGAAAAAATCAAAGAAAACGTAGAGAAACTGCTGTAA
- a CDS encoding GrdX family protein, with protein sequence MGRMLLVTNNRTLCKRVKNVELVEGTSFDVLVCVRNYIHKGWSLLTHPLYGNLRPYQHPFRSILLQVPSGALPRNVDTYSLELIENAISIYDSCKERILLVSSLTDEMIDDYSFLDKELIKESLEKYSMFLSAHE encoded by the coding sequence ATGGGTCGCATGCTCCTCGTTACAAATAATAGAACTCTTTGCAAAAGAGTAAAAAATGTCGAATTAGTAGAGGGAACGTCTTTCGACGTTCTTGTTTGTGTCCGCAATTACATCCACAAGGGTTGGTCTCTTTTAACACACCCTCTTTATGGGAATTTGCGTCCCTACCAGCATCCATTTCGCTCCATCCTATTACAGGTTCCGTCTGGGGCATTGCCCAGAAACGTCGATACTTATTCTCTTGAACTTATTGAAAATGCCATTTCCATATATGATTCCTGTAAAGAGAGGATACTTCTAGTTTCGTCTCTCACAGATGAAATGATAGATGATTATTCATTTCTTGATAAGGAACTCATAAAAGAAAGCCTGGAAAAATATTCAATGTTTCTCTCTGCTCATGAATAG
- the hypD gene encoding hydrogenase formation protein HypD, which produces MKYISTQKKAMSPFDREPGQIKASYTAHHVIEAIGQRLTKPLTFMEVCGTHTVSIFRSGIRSVLPPDLSLISGPGCPVCVTDQGEIDCAINLLDMPDITMATYGDMLRVPGTRGSLSERKSEGKDVRLITSAAQALSIAEDNPEREIVFLAVGFETTAPATAATILEAAEKNITNFSILVYHKQTPPVLEQLVKDPDLKINGFILPGHVSVILGHKAYRFLADHYGVPCAIAGFEPMDILLAIADLVFQHSNGESALHSLYPRAVRPEGNQKALDLISKVFTPCSARWRGLGLIPSSGYALKEEFAAFDALLRFGITIPTPKPPAGCCCGDVLAGHITPLKCPLFAAACTPMTPVGPCMVSSEGSCSAYYKYNRGGASPWKRSPSATEAADD; this is translated from the coding sequence ATGAAATACATCTCTACTCAGAAAAAAGCCATGTCACCCTTTGATAGGGAGCCCGGCCAGATCAAAGCTTCTTATACGGCGCACCATGTAATAGAAGCCATCGGCCAGCGTCTCACAAAACCACTGACTTTTATGGAGGTTTGCGGCACTCATACCGTTTCTATTTTTCGCTCTGGCATTCGCTCTGTTCTTCCTCCAGACCTTTCTCTGATCTCTGGACCGGGATGCCCTGTTTGCGTAACAGATCAGGGGGAAATAGATTGTGCCATAAACCTTCTCGACATGCCTGATATTACTATGGCAACATATGGGGACATGCTTCGCGTACCGGGAACACGAGGCTCTCTTTCGGAACGGAAAAGCGAGGGAAAAGATGTCAGGCTTATAACAAGTGCTGCCCAGGCTTTATCAATTGCCGAGGACAATCCAGAGCGCGAGATCGTCTTTCTGGCCGTCGGTTTTGAAACGACAGCTCCTGCCACTGCCGCAACCATACTAGAAGCTGCAGAAAAGAATATCACAAACTTTTCAATCCTTGTCTATCATAAACAGACGCCGCCAGTACTTGAGCAACTGGTCAAAGACCCTGATCTAAAGATTAACGGTTTTATACTGCCTGGCCATGTAAGTGTTATTTTAGGTCACAAAGCCTATCGCTTTCTAGCCGATCACTATGGCGTCCCCTGTGCCATTGCAGGTTTTGAACCAATGGATATTCTTTTAGCCATAGCGGATCTGGTCTTTCAGCATTCAAATGGAGAGTCGGCCCTCCATTCTCTCTACCCCAGAGCAGTGAGACCAGAAGGAAACCAGAAAGCCCTGGATTTAATTTCAAAAGTTTTCACTCCTTGTTCCGCTCGATGGCGGGGATTAGGGCTCATTCCATCTTCCGGATACGCCCTGAAAGAAGAGTTTGCAGCCTTTGATGCCCTTCTTCGCTTTGGAATAACCATTCCCACTCCTAAACCGCCTGCAGGCTGTTGTTGTGGGGATGTGTTGGCTGGACACATAACCCCCTTGAAATGTCCTCTTTTTGCTGCTGCATGTACCCCCATGACACCTGTGGGCCCATGTATGGTTTCAAGTGAAGGATCATGTTCGGCCTATTATAAATATAATAGAGGAGGTGCATCCCCCTGGAAAAGGTCACCCTCGGCCACGGAAGCGGCGGACGACTAA